The genomic stretch TGTTCCCTGGTTCCCACCATGATGCCTTCCGGCTTTAGAACAATTTTCCTTCCCGCAAAGCCACAACGTTGCAGGTAAAACATTCCTCATGGCCACCAACACAAAGCCCGCCATTGTCATCTGCCATGGCTCTTACCACAGTCCTACCCCATATGAACCCTTCATGGAGAAGCTACAGTCCCAAGGATTTGAAACGTACTGTCCGCACCGGCCAACTTGTGATCTCAGCAAGCTCAACGTGGGTGATGTAGACCATCCAGATTTCGACCTCGGGCCTCCAGCAGAGGGCTACCCTACCGACACGGATGATGTGAATGTTGTTGTCAAACTTCTGGACAAGCTAGTTAACGAAGGCGGGAAGCTTGTTCTGCTAGTGGCACATTCATCCGGTGGCTGGGTTGCAACCCAGGCAGCCATACCAGAATTGCAAGCCAATTCTCGTCGGAGCGAAGGTAAGACAGGA from Aspergillus oryzae RIB40 DNA, chromosome 1 encodes the following:
- a CDS encoding alpha/beta hydrolase (predicted protein) — its product is MATNTKPAIVICHGSYHSPTPYEPFMEKLQSQGFETYCPHRPTCDLSKLNVGDVDHPDFDLGPPAEGYPTDTDDVNVVVKLLDKLVNEGGKLVLLVAHSSGGWVATQAAIPELQANSRRSEGKTGGLIGIFYMGAFVVPVGESIHSFFQPKDGITFVPPFMRFHTCWRYAQELVDMINW